One genomic window of Etheostoma spectabile isolate EspeVRDwgs_2016 chromosome 7, UIUC_Espe_1.0, whole genome shotgun sequence includes the following:
- the csde1 gene encoding cold shock domain-containing protein E1 isoform X5, whose product MGSPWKGFVEFTLPASPPTAFVSADLSSTSPVGLSLSPYGRSHIQVHFPGSEMERGSSEPPVARNTGSAPSTSTGPMPIPRSSSVSCHPHPGSKKHKRTPLYQRSMSFDPGMLHNNGHTAYANGTGPGIRETGVVEKLLTSYGFIQCSERQARLFFHCSQYNGNLQELKIGDDVEFEVSSDRRTGKPIAVKLLKIKPEVLPEERISGQVGPDLHAYPFTVLHGYIHPVVSAIPVHLDGKSAPGQVPTGSVCYERNGEVFYLTYTPDDVEGNIHLDTGDKVSFYMETNKHTGAVSARNIQLVKKKQMRCQGVVCATKEAFGFIERADVVKEIFFHYSEFKGDLEALQAGDDVEFTIKDRNGKEVATDVRLLPQGTVIFEDISIEQFEGTVVKVIPKVPTKNQNDPLPGRISSRIGFTDKELPFGEKDTKSKVTLLEGDHIQFNISTDRRDKLERATNIDILPDTFDFTKETREMGVIAAIRDGFGFIKCVDRDARMFFHFSEVLEESQLHISDEVEFTVVPDMLSAQRNHAVRIKKLPKGTVSFHTQSEQRFMGVVEKEVVATTNKNASPTKSKEKKKDKAKVVEKEAEEGVIAYEDCGVKLTVPYHNKDLEGGGYPQVGDKVEFSINEVKRTGQQSAVSIRVLNRNASNAKRLLGFVATLKDNFGFIETANHDQEIFFHYSEMCGDLENLELGDTVEYTLSKGKGNKVSAEKVTKVAAVNGISEDVGVTAMMGKVIRPLRSVDPSQTEYQGLIEVTEEGATKGQNYPFGIMGMSNKADCLQKGELVKFQVCTVAQTGQKMASNVVPQRRAMVECVKDQFGFITYEVGESKKLFFHVKEVQDGLELQTGDEVEFSVVLNQRTGKCSACNVRRVSEGPKQVATPRPDRLVNRLKSITLDDASAPRLMIVRQPRGPDNSKGFNVERKTRQPGVID is encoded by the exons ATGGGCAGCCCCTGGAAAGGCTTTGTTGAGTTTACCTTGCCTGCGTCGCCACCCACCGCGTTTGTTAGCGCTGACCTGAGCAGCACCTCCCCTGTCGGACTCAGCCTGTCGCCATATGGCCGATCT CATATCCAAGTCCATTTCCCAGGGTCAGAAATGGAAAGAGGCTCCTCTGAACCTCCAGTGGCTCGCAACACTGGCTCGGCCCCATCTACCTCTACTGGTCCCATGCCTATCCCCCGCTCCTCCTCCGTCTCTTGCCATCCCCACCCAGGAAGTAAAAAACACAAGCGGACTCCCTTGTATCAGAGATCA ATGAGTTTTGACCCAGGCATGCTCCATAACAATGGACATACTGCATACGCCAACGGCACAGGGCCTGGCATAAGAGAGACTGGTGTGGTGGAGAAGCTTCTGACTTCCTACGGGTTCATTCAGTGCTCCGAACGTCAGGCTCGTCTCTTCTTCCATTGCTCCCAGTACAATGGCAACCTGCAGGAGCTTAAAATAGGAG ATGATGTAGAGTTTGAGGTATCCTCTGACAGGCGCACTGGCAAGCCCATAGCAGTGAAGCTGCTAAAGATAAAGCCAGAGGTGCTGCCAGAGGAGCGCATCTCGGGCCAGGTGGGGCCAGACCTGCACGCCTATCCCTTTACTGTGCTGCATGGTTATATTCATCCA GTTGTCTCTGCAATCCCAGTGCACTTGGATGGAAAGTCTGCTCCCGGCCAGGTGCCCACTGGCAGTGTTTGTTATGAAAGAAATGGG GAAGTGTTTTACCTTACCTACACTCCCGATGATGTGGAGGGGAATATCCACCTGGACACAGGCGACAAAGTCAGCTTTTATATGGAAACCAACAAGCA TACTGGTGCAGTCAGTGCTCGTAATATTCAACTTGTGAAGAAAAAGCAAATGAGGTGCCAGGGTGTGGTGTGTGCTACAAAG GAGGCCTTTGGATTCATTGAGAGAGCAGATGTGGTGAAGGAGATCTTCTTTCACTACAGCGAGTTCAAGGGTGATCTGGAGGCTCTACAGGCTGGAGATGATGTTGAGTTCACCATTAAAGACCGGAAT GGTAAAGAAGTAGCCACAGATGTAAGGCTGCTCCCCCAAGGAACAGTCATCTTTGAGGATATCAGCATTGAGCAGTTTGAAGGCACTGTTGTTAAGGTCATTCCCAAGGTTCCCACCAAAAACCAG AACGACCCTCTACCAGGCCGCATCAGTTCCCGCATTGGTTTCACTGACAAGGAACTGCCGTTTGGTGAGAAAGACACAAAGTCCAAAGTGACCCTTTTAGAGGGAGACCACATACAGTTCAACATCTCCACCGACCGCAGAGACAAGCTGGAGAGGGCTACCAACATCGACATTCTCCCAGACACCTTCGACTTCACCAAGGAGACCCGTGAAATG GGGGTAATTGCGGCTATACGTGATGGTTTTGGCTTCATTAAGTGTGTGGATCGGGATGCCAGGATGTTCTTTCACTTCAGTGAAGTCCTGGAGGAAAGTCAACTGCACATCTCAGATGAAGTGGAGTTCACTGTTGTGCCT GATATGCTATCGGCTCAGAGGAACCATGCAGTGCGCATCAAGAAGCTGCCAAAGGGCACGGTTTCCTTCCATACCCAGTCTGAGCAACGCTTTATGGGTGTGGTGGAAAAAGAAGTTGTGGCAACCACCAACAAGAATGCAagtcccaccaagagcaaggaAAAG AAAAAAGATAAG GCTAAAGTTGTAGAAAAG GAAGCTGAGGAAGGAGTGATTGCTTATGAAGACTGCGGAGTGAAGCTCACCGTGCCATACCATAACAAGGACCTAGAGGGGGGAGGATACCCACAGGTCGGAGACAAG GTGGAGTTCTCCATCAACGAAGTGAAGCGAACTGGCCAGCAGAGTGCCGTCTCCATTAGGGTCCTCAACCGTAATGCCTCCAATGCCAAGAGACTGCTTGGATTTGTTGCCACACTGAAGGACAACTTTGGCTTCATTGAGACAGCAAATCATGACCAGGAGATTTTCTTTCACTATAG TGAAATGTGTGGAGACCTGGAGAACTTGGAGCTGGGCGACACAGTTGAGTACACTCTCTCTAAGGGAAAAGGAAACAAAGTCAGTGCTGAAAAGGTTACCAAAGTGGCTGCAG TGAATGGCATTAGTGAGGATGTTGGTGTGACGGCGATGATGGGGAAAGTTATCCGTCCCTTACGCAGTGTAGACCCTTCCCAGACTGAATACCAAGGGCTAATTGAAGTCACAGAGGAAG GTGCAACTAAAGGTCAGAATTATCCCTTTGGAATCATGGGTATGTCAAACAAGGCCGATTGTCTGCAGAAAGGAGAACTAGTTAAGTTCCAGGTTTGCACAGTAGCCCAAACTGGTCAGAAGATGGCCTCTAATGTGGTTCCTCAGCGTAGAGCCATGGTGGAGTGTGTCAAAGACCAg TTTGGCTTTATCACATATGAAGTGGGTGAGAGCAAGAAGCTGTTTTTCCATGTAAAAGAAGTGCAAGACGGCCTAGAGCTCCAGACCGGGGATGAGGTGGAGTTCTCGGTTGTCCTCAATCAACGCACAGGAAAATGTAGTGCCTGCAATGTACGCAGAGTCAG TGAGGGGCCTAAACAGGTGGCCACTCCACGTCCGGATCGTCTGGTAAACAGACTAAAGAGCATCACTCTTGACGACGCCAGTGCTCCTCGCCTGATGATTGTAAGACAGCCCCGTGGTCCTGACAATTCAAAG GGCTTTAATGTGGAGCGCAAGACTCGGCAGCCTGGTGTCATTGACTGA
- the csde1 gene encoding cold shock domain-containing protein E1 isoform X9, whose translation MGSPWKGFVEFTLPASPPTAFVSADLSSTSPVGLSLSPYGRSHIQVHFPGSEMERGSSEPPVARNTGSAPSTSTGPMPIPRSSSVSCHPHPGSKKHKRTPLYQRSMSFDPGMLHNNGHTAYANGTGPGIRETGVVEKLLTSYGFIQCSERQARLFFHCSQYNGNLQELKIGDDVEFEVSSDRRTGKPIAVKLLKIKPEVLPEERISGQVGPDLHAYPFTVLHGYIHPVVSAIPVHLDGKSAPGQVPTGSVCYERNGEVFYLTYTPDDVEGNIHLDTGDKVSFYMETNKHTGAVSARNIQLVKKKQMRCQGVVCATKEAFGFIERADVVKEIFFHYSEFKGDLEALQAGDDVEFTIKDRNGKEVATDVRLLPQGTVIFEDISIEQFEGTVVKVIPKVPTKNQNDPLPGRISSRIGFTDKELPFGEKDTKSKVTLLEGDHIQFNISTDRRDKLERATNIDILPDTFDFTKETREMGVIAAIRDGFGFIKCVDRDARMFFHFSEVLEESQLHISDEVEFTVVPDMLSAQRNHAVRIKKLPKGTVSFHTQSEQRFMGVVEKEVVATTNKNASPTKSKEKEAEEGVIAYEDCGVKLTVPYHNKDLEGGGYPQVGDKVEFSINEVKRTGQQSAVSIRVLNRNASNAKRLLGFVATLKDNFGFIETANHDQEIFFHYSEMCGDLENLELGDTVEYTLSKGKGNKVSAEKVTKVAAVNGISEDVGVTAMMGKVIRPLRSVDPSQTEYQGLIEVTEEGATKGQNYPFGIMGMSNKADCLQKGELVKFQVCTVAQTGQKMASNVVPQRRAMVECVKDQFGFITYEVGESKKLFFHVKEVQDGLELQTGDEVEFSVVLNQRTGKCSACNVRRVSEGPKQVATPRPDRLVNRLKSITLDDASAPRLMIVRQPRGPDNSKGFNVERKTRQPGVID comes from the exons ATGGGCAGCCCCTGGAAAGGCTTTGTTGAGTTTACCTTGCCTGCGTCGCCACCCACCGCGTTTGTTAGCGCTGACCTGAGCAGCACCTCCCCTGTCGGACTCAGCCTGTCGCCATATGGCCGATCT CATATCCAAGTCCATTTCCCAGGGTCAGAAATGGAAAGAGGCTCCTCTGAACCTCCAGTGGCTCGCAACACTGGCTCGGCCCCATCTACCTCTACTGGTCCCATGCCTATCCCCCGCTCCTCCTCCGTCTCTTGCCATCCCCACCCAGGAAGTAAAAAACACAAGCGGACTCCCTTGTATCAGAGATCA ATGAGTTTTGACCCAGGCATGCTCCATAACAATGGACATACTGCATACGCCAACGGCACAGGGCCTGGCATAAGAGAGACTGGTGTGGTGGAGAAGCTTCTGACTTCCTACGGGTTCATTCAGTGCTCCGAACGTCAGGCTCGTCTCTTCTTCCATTGCTCCCAGTACAATGGCAACCTGCAGGAGCTTAAAATAGGAG ATGATGTAGAGTTTGAGGTATCCTCTGACAGGCGCACTGGCAAGCCCATAGCAGTGAAGCTGCTAAAGATAAAGCCAGAGGTGCTGCCAGAGGAGCGCATCTCGGGCCAGGTGGGGCCAGACCTGCACGCCTATCCCTTTACTGTGCTGCATGGTTATATTCATCCA GTTGTCTCTGCAATCCCAGTGCACTTGGATGGAAAGTCTGCTCCCGGCCAGGTGCCCACTGGCAGTGTTTGTTATGAAAGAAATGGG GAAGTGTTTTACCTTACCTACACTCCCGATGATGTGGAGGGGAATATCCACCTGGACACAGGCGACAAAGTCAGCTTTTATATGGAAACCAACAAGCA TACTGGTGCAGTCAGTGCTCGTAATATTCAACTTGTGAAGAAAAAGCAAATGAGGTGCCAGGGTGTGGTGTGTGCTACAAAG GAGGCCTTTGGATTCATTGAGAGAGCAGATGTGGTGAAGGAGATCTTCTTTCACTACAGCGAGTTCAAGGGTGATCTGGAGGCTCTACAGGCTGGAGATGATGTTGAGTTCACCATTAAAGACCGGAAT GGTAAAGAAGTAGCCACAGATGTAAGGCTGCTCCCCCAAGGAACAGTCATCTTTGAGGATATCAGCATTGAGCAGTTTGAAGGCACTGTTGTTAAGGTCATTCCCAAGGTTCCCACCAAAAACCAG AACGACCCTCTACCAGGCCGCATCAGTTCCCGCATTGGTTTCACTGACAAGGAACTGCCGTTTGGTGAGAAAGACACAAAGTCCAAAGTGACCCTTTTAGAGGGAGACCACATACAGTTCAACATCTCCACCGACCGCAGAGACAAGCTGGAGAGGGCTACCAACATCGACATTCTCCCAGACACCTTCGACTTCACCAAGGAGACCCGTGAAATG GGGGTAATTGCGGCTATACGTGATGGTTTTGGCTTCATTAAGTGTGTGGATCGGGATGCCAGGATGTTCTTTCACTTCAGTGAAGTCCTGGAGGAAAGTCAACTGCACATCTCAGATGAAGTGGAGTTCACTGTTGTGCCT GATATGCTATCGGCTCAGAGGAACCATGCAGTGCGCATCAAGAAGCTGCCAAAGGGCACGGTTTCCTTCCATACCCAGTCTGAGCAACGCTTTATGGGTGTGGTGGAAAAAGAAGTTGTGGCAACCACCAACAAGAATGCAagtcccaccaagagcaaggaAAAG GAAGCTGAGGAAGGAGTGATTGCTTATGAAGACTGCGGAGTGAAGCTCACCGTGCCATACCATAACAAGGACCTAGAGGGGGGAGGATACCCACAGGTCGGAGACAAG GTGGAGTTCTCCATCAACGAAGTGAAGCGAACTGGCCAGCAGAGTGCCGTCTCCATTAGGGTCCTCAACCGTAATGCCTCCAATGCCAAGAGACTGCTTGGATTTGTTGCCACACTGAAGGACAACTTTGGCTTCATTGAGACAGCAAATCATGACCAGGAGATTTTCTTTCACTATAG TGAAATGTGTGGAGACCTGGAGAACTTGGAGCTGGGCGACACAGTTGAGTACACTCTCTCTAAGGGAAAAGGAAACAAAGTCAGTGCTGAAAAGGTTACCAAAGTGGCTGCAG TGAATGGCATTAGTGAGGATGTTGGTGTGACGGCGATGATGGGGAAAGTTATCCGTCCCTTACGCAGTGTAGACCCTTCCCAGACTGAATACCAAGGGCTAATTGAAGTCACAGAGGAAG GTGCAACTAAAGGTCAGAATTATCCCTTTGGAATCATGGGTATGTCAAACAAGGCCGATTGTCTGCAGAAAGGAGAACTAGTTAAGTTCCAGGTTTGCACAGTAGCCCAAACTGGTCAGAAGATGGCCTCTAATGTGGTTCCTCAGCGTAGAGCCATGGTGGAGTGTGTCAAAGACCAg TTTGGCTTTATCACATATGAAGTGGGTGAGAGCAAGAAGCTGTTTTTCCATGTAAAAGAAGTGCAAGACGGCCTAGAGCTCCAGACCGGGGATGAGGTGGAGTTCTCGGTTGTCCTCAATCAACGCACAGGAAAATGTAGTGCCTGCAATGTACGCAGAGTCAG TGAGGGGCCTAAACAGGTGGCCACTCCACGTCCGGATCGTCTGGTAAACAGACTAAAGAGCATCACTCTTGACGACGCCAGTGCTCCTCGCCTGATGATTGTAAGACAGCCCCGTGGTCCTGACAATTCAAAG GGCTTTAATGTGGAGCGCAAGACTCGGCAGCCTGGTGTCATTGACTGA
- the csde1 gene encoding cold shock domain-containing protein E1 isoform X4 produces the protein MGSPWKGFVEFTLPASPPTAFVSADLSSTSPVGLSLSPYGRSHIQVHFPGSEMERGSSEPPVARNTGSAPSTSTGPMPIPRSSSVSCHPHPGSKKHKRTPLYQRSMSFDPGMLHNNGHTAYANGTGPGIRETGVVEKLLTSYGFIQCSERQARLFFHCSQYNGNLQELKIGDDVEFEVSSDRRTGKPIAVKLLKIKPEVLPEERISGQVGPDLHAYPFTVLHGYIHPVVSAIPVHLDGKSAPGQVPTGSVCYERNGEVFYLTYTPDDVEGNIHLDTGDKVSFYMETNKHTGAVSARNIQLVKKKQMRCQGVVCATKEAFGFIERADVVKEIFFHYSEFKGDLEALQAGDDVEFTIKDRNGKEVATDVRLLPQGTVIFEDISIEQFEGTVVKVIPKVPTKNQNDPLPGRISSRIGFTDKELPFGEKDTKSKVTLLEGDHIQFNISTDRRDKLERATNIDILPDTFDFTKETREMGVIAAIRDGFGFIKCVDRDARMFFHFSEVLEESQLHISDEVEFTVVPVGPVYKLFTKDMLSAQRNHAVRIKKLPKGTVSFHTQSEQRFMGVVEKEVVATTNKNASPTKSKEKEAEEGVIAYEDCGVKLTVPYHNKDLEGGGYPQVGDKVEFSINEVKRTGQQSAVSIRVLNRNASNAKRLLGFVATLKDNFGFIETANHDQEIFFHYSEMCGDLENLELGDTVEYTLSKGKGNKVSAEKVTKVAAVNGISEDVGVTAMMGKVIRPLRSVDPSQTEYQGLIEVTEEGATKGQNYPFGIMGMSNKADCLQKGELVKFQVCTVAQTGQKMASNVVPQRRAMVECVKDQFGFITYEVGESKKLFFHVKEVQDGLELQTGDEVEFSVVLNQRTGKCSACNVRRVSEGPKQVATPRPDRLVNRLKSITLDDASAPRLMIVRQPRGPDNSKGFNVERKTRQPGVID, from the exons ATGGGCAGCCCCTGGAAAGGCTTTGTTGAGTTTACCTTGCCTGCGTCGCCACCCACCGCGTTTGTTAGCGCTGACCTGAGCAGCACCTCCCCTGTCGGACTCAGCCTGTCGCCATATGGCCGATCT CATATCCAAGTCCATTTCCCAGGGTCAGAAATGGAAAGAGGCTCCTCTGAACCTCCAGTGGCTCGCAACACTGGCTCGGCCCCATCTACCTCTACTGGTCCCATGCCTATCCCCCGCTCCTCCTCCGTCTCTTGCCATCCCCACCCAGGAAGTAAAAAACACAAGCGGACTCCCTTGTATCAGAGATCA ATGAGTTTTGACCCAGGCATGCTCCATAACAATGGACATACTGCATACGCCAACGGCACAGGGCCTGGCATAAGAGAGACTGGTGTGGTGGAGAAGCTTCTGACTTCCTACGGGTTCATTCAGTGCTCCGAACGTCAGGCTCGTCTCTTCTTCCATTGCTCCCAGTACAATGGCAACCTGCAGGAGCTTAAAATAGGAG ATGATGTAGAGTTTGAGGTATCCTCTGACAGGCGCACTGGCAAGCCCATAGCAGTGAAGCTGCTAAAGATAAAGCCAGAGGTGCTGCCAGAGGAGCGCATCTCGGGCCAGGTGGGGCCAGACCTGCACGCCTATCCCTTTACTGTGCTGCATGGTTATATTCATCCA GTTGTCTCTGCAATCCCAGTGCACTTGGATGGAAAGTCTGCTCCCGGCCAGGTGCCCACTGGCAGTGTTTGTTATGAAAGAAATGGG GAAGTGTTTTACCTTACCTACACTCCCGATGATGTGGAGGGGAATATCCACCTGGACACAGGCGACAAAGTCAGCTTTTATATGGAAACCAACAAGCA TACTGGTGCAGTCAGTGCTCGTAATATTCAACTTGTGAAGAAAAAGCAAATGAGGTGCCAGGGTGTGGTGTGTGCTACAAAG GAGGCCTTTGGATTCATTGAGAGAGCAGATGTGGTGAAGGAGATCTTCTTTCACTACAGCGAGTTCAAGGGTGATCTGGAGGCTCTACAGGCTGGAGATGATGTTGAGTTCACCATTAAAGACCGGAAT GGTAAAGAAGTAGCCACAGATGTAAGGCTGCTCCCCCAAGGAACAGTCATCTTTGAGGATATCAGCATTGAGCAGTTTGAAGGCACTGTTGTTAAGGTCATTCCCAAGGTTCCCACCAAAAACCAG AACGACCCTCTACCAGGCCGCATCAGTTCCCGCATTGGTTTCACTGACAAGGAACTGCCGTTTGGTGAGAAAGACACAAAGTCCAAAGTGACCCTTTTAGAGGGAGACCACATACAGTTCAACATCTCCACCGACCGCAGAGACAAGCTGGAGAGGGCTACCAACATCGACATTCTCCCAGACACCTTCGACTTCACCAAGGAGACCCGTGAAATG GGGGTAATTGCGGCTATACGTGATGGTTTTGGCTTCATTAAGTGTGTGGATCGGGATGCCAGGATGTTCTTTCACTTCAGTGAAGTCCTGGAGGAAAGTCAACTGCACATCTCAGATGAAGTGGAGTTCACTGTTGTGCCTGTAGGTCCTGTTTATAAGCTTTTCACAAAA GATATGCTATCGGCTCAGAGGAACCATGCAGTGCGCATCAAGAAGCTGCCAAAGGGCACGGTTTCCTTCCATACCCAGTCTGAGCAACGCTTTATGGGTGTGGTGGAAAAAGAAGTTGTGGCAACCACCAACAAGAATGCAagtcccaccaagagcaaggaAAAG GAAGCTGAGGAAGGAGTGATTGCTTATGAAGACTGCGGAGTGAAGCTCACCGTGCCATACCATAACAAGGACCTAGAGGGGGGAGGATACCCACAGGTCGGAGACAAG GTGGAGTTCTCCATCAACGAAGTGAAGCGAACTGGCCAGCAGAGTGCCGTCTCCATTAGGGTCCTCAACCGTAATGCCTCCAATGCCAAGAGACTGCTTGGATTTGTTGCCACACTGAAGGACAACTTTGGCTTCATTGAGACAGCAAATCATGACCAGGAGATTTTCTTTCACTATAG TGAAATGTGTGGAGACCTGGAGAACTTGGAGCTGGGCGACACAGTTGAGTACACTCTCTCTAAGGGAAAAGGAAACAAAGTCAGTGCTGAAAAGGTTACCAAAGTGGCTGCAG TGAATGGCATTAGTGAGGATGTTGGTGTGACGGCGATGATGGGGAAAGTTATCCGTCCCTTACGCAGTGTAGACCCTTCCCAGACTGAATACCAAGGGCTAATTGAAGTCACAGAGGAAG GTGCAACTAAAGGTCAGAATTATCCCTTTGGAATCATGGGTATGTCAAACAAGGCCGATTGTCTGCAGAAAGGAGAACTAGTTAAGTTCCAGGTTTGCACAGTAGCCCAAACTGGTCAGAAGATGGCCTCTAATGTGGTTCCTCAGCGTAGAGCCATGGTGGAGTGTGTCAAAGACCAg TTTGGCTTTATCACATATGAAGTGGGTGAGAGCAAGAAGCTGTTTTTCCATGTAAAAGAAGTGCAAGACGGCCTAGAGCTCCAGACCGGGGATGAGGTGGAGTTCTCGGTTGTCCTCAATCAACGCACAGGAAAATGTAGTGCCTGCAATGTACGCAGAGTCAG TGAGGGGCCTAAACAGGTGGCCACTCCACGTCCGGATCGTCTGGTAAACAGACTAAAGAGCATCACTCTTGACGACGCCAGTGCTCCTCGCCTGATGATTGTAAGACAGCCCCGTGGTCCTGACAATTCAAAG GGCTTTAATGTGGAGCGCAAGACTCGGCAGCCTGGTGTCATTGACTGA